Proteins encoded together in one Kitasatospora albolonga window:
- a CDS encoding CopG family transcriptional regulator translates to MAMNLRLRDDQTEALKRRAEQEGISMHAIVLRAVDDYLARTAQQAIVRETAKEQAAKWSELMDRLK, encoded by the coding sequence ATGGCGATGAACCTGCGTCTCCGTGACGACCAGACGGAAGCCCTCAAGCGGCGTGCCGAACAGGAGGGCATCAGCATGCACGCCATCGTGCTCCGGGCCGTGGACGACTATCTCGCCAGAACGGCGCAGCAGGCCATCGTCCGCGAGACGGCGAAGGAGCAGGCGGCCAAGTGGAGCGAGCTGATGGATCGGCTGAAATGA
- a CDS encoding death-on-curing family protein: MSCVYLSSEDALVIAEHACDDMQIVVRDAGLLESAAHRPSAAMFGEEAYPDLIDKAAALLQSLAVNRPLFDGNKRTAWLSCVTFLAMNGVDLRPDIDAAERLVIDVATGETDEIKVISQGLRDLVVDAM; encoded by the coding sequence ATGAGCTGTGTCTACCTGAGCTCCGAGGACGCCCTCGTGATCGCCGAGCACGCGTGCGACGACATGCAGATCGTCGTCCGGGACGCCGGTCTGCTGGAGTCGGCGGCCCACCGCCCCTCGGCGGCCATGTTCGGTGAGGAGGCTTACCCTGACCTGATCGACAAGGCGGCGGCACTTCTCCAGTCCCTGGCGGTCAACCGCCCTCTGTTCGACGGCAACAAGCGCACTGCCTGGCTCTCCTGCGTCACGTTCCTCGCCATGAACGGCGTCGACCTGCGCCCGGACATCGACGCGGCGGAGCGGCTGGTCATCGATGTCGCCACAGGAGAGACAGACGAGATCAAGGTGATCTCCCAGGGGTTGCGGGACCTGGTCGTCGACGCGATGTGA